A window of the Harmonia axyridis chromosome 5, icHarAxyr1.1, whole genome shotgun sequence genome harbors these coding sequences:
- the LOC123679726 gene encoding protein expanded, producing the protein MRAGLCTVSAPLAACSPAAALPPSARFLALHLLHQQTLYFIVQAKSRVRELYQQTCLHFAQQGMLDTDLYGLALICDGEYLFAEPDSKLSKYAPKSWRSSHSHGLDANGRPALAFYFRVQFYVDSPLLLRDDITRHHYYLQLRLNAASGAAGDKANQLAGLALQADFGDNHESLCFRPEDYLPPNMRGPAALRAIETTHRSHTGLSKAEARTKFIAEACQLMEPVNAHVFRLKASKVETAPGSILLAVCARGLRVCPDNNPPSIFLWSSIGKLSFERKKFEIRTGHEKLTLYTSSDEKSRLLLALCKATHQFSMAVAPRLNEAKKEEEERQRWVGDQRISVISSTSSNTTSGIVSDRVHSEDELEIMITSPPAQSMESLALAHLLDSAPASSRTSAASASVAFASLALKEEEEDDVSKPPCSESSTKTTSGKCPGSQCSSSCSTVVVTPKQTKSKIGRRLSTSSSLELGYSHTAQNSVLSDATCIELDTREVVYTSGPAPSSHTSGVYTLSSSEQYSTQGDQIDGMFRDRSNSNVSNSGSFHGDGSDPTDKQQSLLSAEELSDLIVGKGKYPSCKNVSNTLDSDSDYVTLPSSYKSYLPVPPVRIDSVESRFRPPPPPYPAQLNKLSVESSSVDFSDSSCRLNLTLRHPPPYPENTMPVPPPVYPASSEANARLITTRSPSILTAQTSTVGCNSAPSYSQPSAIVPPIPPKVPRSASQMNAIISPNNYLDVAASKANVLVPCTYLPPPPPAPRHPPPPPPSGVTTVYTSQLSRSQIEQYQQQMYSDVDFVVFPLKEPAISKQEYLEAKQGSILAALAQNQPMFYRSTPYLCTYSSSQNLSDTYVQLPVYGAPSISSTGSLDPPPPPLPPNRPNRFMRTQSDDNILNSLDNQPPKFRRLPPPPPPAPDKREGRLDISKNISERKCDVSSVVATEKPTALDIRTLREKSKKMDLPLISALCNDRSLIKQTKAFVMPKHPGDSVPRQSIYSSTTRQKYPVSGLSSSKINKTARKAPMVSHRHPGDKLPEIPRATPNNYVLTDPRAKHKTMQSHS; encoded by the exons ATGGAGAATACCTCTTCGCGGAGCCAGATAGCAAGTTGTCGAAGTACGCTCCAAAGAGTTGGAGATCCTCTCACAGCCATGGCTTGGACGCGAACGGTCGACCAGCCCTTGCCTTCTACTTCCGGGTCCAGTTCTACGTCGACAGTCCTCTCCTACTCAGAGATGACATCACACGACACCACTACTACCTGCAGCTGCGGCTCAACGCAGCTTCTGGGGCTGCAGGTGACAAGGCCAACCAACTGGCGGGGCTGGCCTTACAGGCGGACTTTGGGGACAATCACGAGTCCCTATGCTTCAGGCCAGAGGACTATCTACCGCCGAATATGCGAGGCCCTGCTGCACTACGTGCCATCGAGACCACACATCGCAGCCACACCGGTCTGTCGAAGGCTGAAGCTCGCACCAAGTTTATAGCAGAGGCATGCCAGCTGATGGAACCTGTGAACGCTCACGTCTTCAGATTAAAAGCTTCCAAAGTCGAGACAGCTCCCGGTTCTATCCTATTGGCTGTTTGTGCGCGTGGTCTTCGAGTTTGTCCAGATAACAACCCACCGTCAATATTCCTCTGGAGCTCCATTGGGAAGCTGAGCTTCGAAAGGAAGAAGTTCGAGATCAGGACGGGTCATGAGAAACTCACGTTATACACTAGTAGCGATGAAAAAAGCAGGCTTTTATTGGCCCTCTGCAAGGCCACCCATCAGTTCAGCATGGCCGTCGCTCCGCGGTTGAACGAGGCCaagaaagaagaagaggaaCGTCAGAGATGGGTGGGCGATCAGAGGATATCCGTCATATCGTCCACTTCCTCGAACACAACTTCGGGAATCGTCAGCGATAGGGTTCATTCGGAAGATGAACTCGAGATCATGATTACGAGTCCTCCCGCTCAATCTATGGAAAGTTTGGCTCTAGCACACCTGCTGGACAGTGCGCCTGCTAGTAGCCGAACTTCCGCCGCTTCAGCTTCGGTCGCTTTCGCTTCTCTCGCcctgaaagaagaagaagaagatgacgTTTCCAAGCCGCCGTGCTCCGAGAGCTCGACCAAGACGACCAGTGGGAAGTGTCCGGGATCTCAATGCAGCTCGTCCTGCAGCACTGTTGTCGTTACACCGAAGCAAACTA aatcgaAAATTGGGCGGAGGCTATCCACAAGTAGCAGCCTGGAGCTCGGTTACTCCCACACAGCCCAGAACTCAGTGTTGAGCGACGCCACTTGTATCGAACTGGATACTCGAGAGGTGGTATACACTTCAGGTCCGGCACCCAGCAGCCATACCAGCGGAGTTTACACGCTAAGTTCCAGCGAACAATACAGCACTCAAGGAGATCAAATAGACGGCATGTTTAGGGACAGATCGAATTCAAACGTGAGCAATTCTGGTTCCTTCCACGGCGACGGAAGCGACCCTACAGACAAGCAGCAGTCCCTGCTTTCCGCTGAAGAACTGTCCGATCTGATAGTTGGGAAGGGGAAGTACCCGAGCTGTAAGAACGTCAGCAACACCTTGGATTCAGATTCTGACTACGTCACGTTACCCTCGAGTTACAAGTCATATCTGCCTGTGCCTCCTGTGAGGATTGACAGCGTAGAATCTAGATTCAGACCGCCTCCACCACCTTATCCAGCGCAGCTGAATAAGTTATCGGTGGAAAGCTCCTCCGTAGATTTCAGCGATTCCAGCTGTCGATTGAATTTAACGCTGAGGCATCCACCACCTTATCCAGAGAATACAATGCCTGTTCCACCTCCAGTATATCCAGCATCGAGCGAGGCTAACGCAAGGTTGATCACCACTCGATCTCCTAGTATCTTAACCGCCCAAACCAGCACAGTTGGATGTAATTCGGCTCCAAGTTATTCCCAACCAAGCGCTATCGTTCCTCCAATACCTCCAAAAGTGCCTAGATCCGCGTCTCAAATGAACGCCATCATCTCTCCTAATAACTATTTAGATGTTGCTGCTAGTAAAGCCAACGTTTTGGTTCCTTGCACTTATCTTCCACCGCCACCACCAGCTCCTAGACATCCACCACCTCCTCCGCCTTCTGGAGTTACTACGGTCTACACCAGTCAGCTTTCCAGGTCGCAAATAGAGCAGTACCAGCAGCAGATGTACAGCGATGTGGATTTCGTCGTGTTCCCGTTGAAAGAACCTGCGATAAGTAAACAAGAGTATTTGGAAGCTAAGCAAGGGTCGATTTTGGCTGCTCTGGCTCAAAACCAGCCTATGTTTTACAGGAGCACCCCTTACTTGTGCACGTACTCTTCCAGTCAGAACCTGTCTGACACCTACGTTCAACTGCCAGTATATGGCGCTCCAAGCATCTCTTCCACCGGCAGTTTGGATCCTCCTCCGCCACCTTTGCCACCAAACAGACCCAATAGATTCATGAGGACCCAATCTGACGACAACATCTTGAACTCTTTGGACAACCAACCTCCGAAGTTCCGAAGACTACCACCTCCGCCTCCACCGGCACCTGACAAGAGGGAGGGTAGACTGGATATTAGTAAAAatattagtgaaagaaagtgTGATGTGTCTTCAGTTGTTGCAACGGAAAAACCGACCGCTTTGGACATTCGTACTCTGAGAGAGAAGAGCAAGAAAATGGACTTGCCGTTGATATCAGCGTTGTGCAATGATAGGTCGCTGATCAAACAGACTAAAGCTTTTGTGATGCCCAAACACCCGGGTGACTCAGTTCCGCGTCAGTCGATATACAGCAGCACTACTCGTCAAAAGTACCCTGTATCAGGTTTAAGTAGTTCGAAAATAAACAAGACCGCTAGGAAAGCTCCTATGGTGAGCCATAGGCATCCGGGAGACAAGCTCCCTGAAATTCCTAGGGCTACTCCAAACAATTATGTACTAACTGATCCACGAGCTAAGCATAAGACTATGCAATCgcattcttga